A region of Vitis vinifera cultivar Pinot Noir 40024 chromosome 13, ASM3070453v1 DNA encodes the following proteins:
- the LOC104881306 gene encoding uncharacterized protein LOC104881306 has protein sequence MSSSDSKNSRKDFVWKYVIEVSGEQYLRCKFCNQRCTGGVNRLKHHLAGTHHGRKPCSKVSEDARLECKEALANFKDQKTKRNELLQEIGMSPTSMHESALSKTIGTLGSGSGSVSGSGEPIPRGPMDKFTTSQPRQSTLNSKWKQEERKEVCRKFGRFIYSKGLPFNTVNDPYWFPMIDAVANFGPGFKPPSMHELRTWILKEEVNDLSIIMEDHKKAWKQYGCSIMSDGWTDGKSRCLINFLVNSPAGTWFMKSIDASDTIKNGENMFKYLDEVVEEIGEENVVQVITDNASNYVNAGMRLMEKRSRLWWTPCAAHCIDLMLEDIGKLNVHATTLSRARQVVKFIYRHTWVLSLMRTFTKNHELIRPAITRFATAFLTLQSLYKQKQALIAMFSS, from the coding sequence atgagttcCTCCGATtcgaaaaattcaagaaaagattTTGTGTGGAAGTATGTGATTGAAGTTTCTGGAGAGCAATATTTAAGATGTAAATTTTGCAATCAAAGATGTACGGGAGGGGTGAATAGATTAAAGCATCACTTAGCCGGAACTCATCATGGTAGGAAACCATGTAGCAAAGTTAGTGAAGATGCTAGATTGGAATGCAAAGAGGCATTGGCCAATTTTAAGGatcaaaaaacaaagagaaatgaATTGCTCCAAGAAATTGGTATGAGTCCAACTTCAATGCATGAGAGTGCCTTGTCTAAAACAATAGGGACATTAGGGAGTGGGAGTGGGAGTGTAAGTGGGAGTGGGGAACCTATTCCTAGGGGACCCATGGATAAATTTACTACTTCACAACCTAGACAAAgtactttgaattcaaagtggaagcaagaagaaaggaaggaagtgtgtAGAAAATTTGGTAGATTTATCTATTCAAAAGGTCTCCCATTCAACACTGTGAATGATCCTTATTGGTTTCCTATGATAGATGCTGTTGCAAACTTTGGGCCCGGGTTTAAGCCTCCATCTATGCACGAATTGAGGACATGGATTCTTAAAGAAGAGGTGAATGACCTAAGTATCATTATGGAAGATCACAAAAAAGCTTGGAAACAatatggatgttcaattatgtcagaTGGTTGGACAGATGGAAAAAGTAGGtgtcttatcaattttttggtgaatagtCCTGCTGGCACTTGGtttatgaaatcaattgatgcttctgatacaataaaaaatggggaaaatatgttcaaatatcttgatgaggtggttgaagaaattggagaggagaaTGTTGTGCAAGTCATCACTGATAATGCCTCTAATTATGTGAATGCTGGAATGAGGCTTATGGAAAAAAGGAGTAGATTGTGGTGGACTCCTTGTGCTGCTCATTGCATTGATTTGATGTTGGAGGATATTGGAAAGCTAAATGTTCATGCTACTACACTTTCTCGAGCTAGGCAAGTTGTGAAGTTTATATATAGGCATACTTGGGTTCTTAgcttgatgagaacatttacaaaaaatcatgaacttATTCGTCCAGCAATTACACGGTTTGCTACTGCATTTCTTACTCTCCAAAGTCTTTATAAGCAAAAGCAAGCTCTTATAGCAATGTTCTCTTCATAA